One Nicotiana sylvestris chromosome 12, ASM39365v2, whole genome shotgun sequence genomic window carries:
- the LOC104231160 gene encoding protein JINGUBANG produces the protein MKFRSWLATCSSSVTTADDQPIPPPKLPFSDDASSLFSDITNSSPISVISQETNNSLSSLQSNLSLLTLPSVPSLQNLSPGTLNLVISARCLNSLNPRNALVTFLAVHNNLLYAASSNEINVFELTNFTLIDTFNGKDPSSGSIKSVAFLNGKIFTAHQDCKIRVWKQTPVKQHKLIAILPTLEDRLRRFVFPSSYTNVRRHKKKLWIEHHDAVSGLAVNENLMCSISWDRSLKIWSGSDLRCSESIRAHDDAINAVVVGKDGTIFTGSADKRIRVWGKPNGEKKSKSKHGLIATLEKHKSAVNALALSSDCSVLFSGACDRSILVWEREDSANYMVVTGALRGHTKAILCLINVSDLLFSGSADRTVRIWTRGIEGQFCCLTVLDGHRTPVRSLVAAAETSESDGGSVKLFSGSFDGEIKVWQIGVSSSSGSPLKS, from the coding sequence ATGAAATTCCGATCTTGGCTTGCAACTTGCTCCTCCTCCGTCACCACTGCCGACGACCAGCCTATTCCACCACCAAAACTCCCATTCTCCGACGATGCAAGCAGCTTATTTTCCGACATAACCAACAGTTCACCTATATCAGTAATTTCTCAAGAAACAAACAATTCCCTTAGTAGTTTACAAAGCAACCTCTCCCTTTTAACCTTACCTTCTGTCCCTTCTCTCCAAAATCTCTCTCCCGGTACCTTAAACCTCGTAATCTCAGCTCGCTGCCTCAATTCTCTTAATCCCCGAAACGCCCTTGTCACTTTCCTAGCTGTCCACAACAATCTCCTTTACGCTGCTTCCTCCAATGAAATCAACGTCTTTGAACTCACGAATTTCACGCTTATCGATACTTTCAATGGCAAAGACCCTTCAAGCGGCTCGATAAAATCAGTGGCTTTTCTTAATGGTAAAATTTTCACAGCCCATCAGGACTGTAAAATCCGGGTGTGGAAACAGACACCAGTTAAGCAGCATAAACTAATTGCGATACTCCCAACACTTGAAGACCGGTTACGCAGATTCGTTTTCCCTAGCAGCTATACAAATGTAAGAAGACATAAGAAGAAGCTATGGATCGAACATCACGATGCTGTTTCTGGATTAGCAGTAAATGAAAATTTAATGTGCTCTATTTCGTGGGATAGGTCTTTGAAAATTTGGAGCGGGTCAGATTTACGGTGCAGTGAATCAATTAGAGCACATGATGATGCCATAAACGCTGTTGTGGTAGGTAAAGATGGGACTATTTTTACAGGTTCTGCTGATAAACGGATTCGAGTTTGGGGTAAACCAAATGGGgagaaaaaatcaaaatcaaaacatgGGCTGATTGCTACATTAGAAAAACATAAATCGGCGGTGAATGCATTAGCATTAAGCTCTGATTGTTCTGTTCTATTTTCGGGCGCTTGTGATCGGTCGATATTGGTATGGGAAAGGGAAGACAGTGCTAATTACATGGTGGTTACTGGTGCATTGAGAGGTCATACGAAAGCGATATTATGTTTGATCAACGTATCTGATTTGTTGTTCAGTGGATCGGCGGATCGGACGGTAAGGATTTGGACACGTGGGATTGAAGGACAGTTCTGTTGTTTAACGGTTCTGGATGGTCATCGGACACCGGTGAGGTCATTGGTGGCGGCGGCGGAAACCAGTGAATCTGACGGTGGTTCTGTGAAGTTGTTTAGTGGAAGCTTTGACGGAGAAATTAAAGTGTGGCAAATTGGGGTTTCTAGTTCAAGTGGCAGTCCTTTGAAATCATAA